The following are encoded together in the Juglans microcarpa x Juglans regia isolate MS1-56 chromosome 2D, Jm3101_v1.0, whole genome shotgun sequence genome:
- the LOC121250710 gene encoding B2 protein, with protein MESMQSFWQLSSELRGQSKASEDHKWSMVASKLAEQTRSKGERMNNLDLSNGPAEIRTREKVGFQEDNKFESLNFNMLNLDSKLTENGSKSSFRNGIFNMNAVYQKNNANLVGNLMATKYNGNNHSNKSFNDNGSNNNNNSNINENANTNNAVDKRFKTLPATETLPRNEVLGGYIFVCNNDTMQEDLKRQLFGLPPRYRDSVRAITPGLPLFLYNYTTHQLHGIFEATTFGGSNIDPTAWEDKKCKGESRFPAQVRIRVRKVYKALEEDAFRPVLHHYDGPKFRLELSVPETLDLLDLCEQAGSAA; from the exons ATGGAGAGCATGCAAAGCTTTTGGCAGTTGTCCTCTGAGCTTCGTGGACAATCAAAAGCATCAGAGGATCACAAATGGTCAATGGTTGCTTCTAAATTGGCTGAGCAGACCAGGTCAAAGGGTGAGCGCATGAATAACCTCGATCTCTCCAATGGCCCAGCTGAAATAAGAACAAGGGAGAAAGTTGGGTTCCAGGAAGATAACAAATTTGAAAGCCTCAACTTTAATATGTTGAATCTGGACTCTAAATTAACTGAGAATGGGAGCAAAAGTTCTTTCAGGAATGGTATATTCAATATGAATGCAGTGTACCAGAAAAACAATGCAAACCTTGTGGGAAACCTGATGGCTACCAAGTATAATGGCAATAACCATAGCAATAAATCTTTCAATGACAAtggcagcaacaacaacaacaacagcaatATCAATGAAAATGCCAACACCAACAATGCAGTTGACAAAAGGTTCAAGACCTTGCCAGCGACAGAGACCCTCCCACGGAATGAGGTGCTGGGAGGATACATCTTTGTGTGTAATAATGACACAATGCAGGAAGATTTGAAGCGACAGCTATTTG GTTTACCTCCAAGGTATCGCGATTCTGTACGGGCAATTACCCCAGGCTTACCTctctttctttataattatactacCCACCAGTTGCATGGAATCTTTGAG GCAACAACTTTTGGGGGGTCTAACATTGATCCAACTGCTTGGGAAGATAAGAAATGTAAAGGCGAATCTAGGTTTCCTGCTCAG GTAAGAATCCGTGTTAGGAAAGTCTACAAGGCTTTGGAAGAAGATGCCTTTAGGCCAGTCTTGCATCACTATGATGGTCCCAAATTTCGTCTTGAGCTCTCAGTTCCAGAG ACCCTCGATCTGTTAGACCTCTGTGAACAAGCAGGCTCAGCAGCATAA
- the LOC121250848 gene encoding mitochondrial import receptor subunit TOM20-like, producing the protein MEQGEFDRILFFEQARKAAEATYAKNPLDADNLARWGGVLLELSQFQSVPDSKKMIQDAISKLEEALLVNPMKHDALWCLGNAHTSYAFLTPDQDEAKVYFDKAAFNYQQAVDEDPGNDLYRKSLEVAAKAPELHMEIHKRGFAQQTMGTAGPSTSSGSKTSSKKKKSSDLKYDIFGWIILAVGIVAWVGFAKSQVPPPPPR; encoded by the exons ATGGAGCAGGGAGAGTTCGATCGGATCCTCTTCTTCGAACAGGCCCGCAAGGCCGCCGAGGCTACCTACGCTAAGAACCCTCTCGATGCTGAT AACTTGGCGAGGTGGGGAGGAGTACTGTTAGAGTTGTCTCAATTTCAGAGCGTTCCCGATTCGAAAAAGATGATTCAAG ATGCAATTTCAAAGCTGGAGGAAGCATTGCTGGTTAATCCCATGAAGCATGATGCTCTTTGGTGCCTAGGAAATGCTCACACATCTTATGCATTTTTGACACCGGACCAGGATGAGGCAAAGGTTTATTTCGACAAGGCAGCCTTCAACTATCAGCAAGCGGTCGATGAG GATCCAGGGAATGATCTTTATCGCAAGTCCTTGGAAGTTGCTGCCAAG GCCCCTGAATTGCACATGGAAATTCATAAGCGCGGTTTTGCTCAACAAACAATGGGGACAGCAGGACCTTCTACTTCATCAGGTTCAAAG ACTTCttcgaagaaaaagaagagtagTGATCTCAAATATGACATATTTGGATGGATAATTCTTGCTGTTGGAATTGTTGCATGGGTGGGTTTTGCAAAATCACAGGTTCCTCCACCTCCTCCACGATAA
- the LOC121250387 gene encoding uncharacterized protein YciO isoform X1 has translation MITHSELYGHDAALSLWFRRSFLSPRVSPFPSRGVSFVLPKPQRLHRVLAMAVKRSPKRLKYSAPRFTKDDGLLYVEADSSGADSWKLEPVVNLLKQGAVGVIPTDTLYAIVCDLKSNSAIERLRRIKNIDALKPLSILCHSFRDIDTYTTGFPRGDSQGHASIFRAVKHCLPGPYTFILTASKELPKQCIRYGTTAAKFASRKNVGVRMPDDAICRAILERTDAPLISTSVKCPKENEWLIDPVVIADIYGQEGLDFVVDGGVRVADPSTVVDMMVIPPKIVRQGKGPKLHWMGAEDDDGSAAMPEAKLIIPYAT, from the exons ATGATTACACATTCGGAACTGTACGGTCACGACGCAGCGCTATCGCTCTGGTTCCGGCGGTCTTTCTTGAGTCCACGTGTCTCCCCGTTTCCAAGCCGCGGTGTCTCTTTCGTCCTCCCGAAACCCCAGCGGCTCCACCGTGTCTTGGCCATGGCCGTTAAGCGCAGCCCTAAGCGTCTCAAATACTCTGCTCCTCGCTTCACCAAG GATGATGGCTTGCTTTATGTTGAAGCTGATTCATCAGGAGCAGACAGCTGGAAATTGGAGCCAGTTGTCAATCTTTTGAAACAGGGAGCGGTTGGGGTCATTCCTACAGACACTTT GTATGCAATcgtttgtgatttgaaaagcaattCAGCGATTGAACGTCTTCGCAG gataaaaaatatagatGCTTTAAAG cCTCTTAGCATCTTATGCCACTCTTTCCGGGACATTGATACGTATACAACAGGGTTCCCTCGTGGTGATAGCCAAGGTCATGCTAGTATATTCCGAGCTGTGAAGCATTGCTTACCTGGgcct TATACTTTCATCCTGACTGCAAGTAAAGAGTTACCTAAACAGTGTATAAGGTATGGGACTACAGCTGCCAAATTTGCATCGAGGAAAAATGTGGGTGTTCGTATGCCTGATGACGCCATATGTCGGGCAATACTCGAGAGGACGGATGCCCCTTTAATTTCCACAAG TGTCAAGTGCCCAAAGGAGAATGAGTGGCTGATAGATCCGGTTGTAATAGCTGATATATATGGACAAGAG GGTCTGGACTTTGTTGTTGATGGAGGGGTAAGAGTGGCAGATCCATCCACTGTTGTTGACATGATGGTGATTCCTCCCAAGATCGTAAGGCAGGGAAAG GGGCCTAAGTTACACTGGATGGGTGCTGAAGATGATGATGGATCTGCTGCTATGCCTGAAGCAAAGCTCATCATTCCTTATGCTACTTGA
- the LOC121250387 gene encoding uncharacterized protein LOC121250387 isoform X2, which produces MITHSELYGHDAALSLWFRRSFLSPRVSPFPSRGVSFVLPKPQRLHRVLAMAVKRSPKRLKYSAPRFTKDDGLLYVEADSSGADSWKLEPVVNLLKQGAVGVIPTDTLYAIVCDLKSNSAIERLRRIKNIDALKPLSILCHSFRDIDTYTTGFPRGDSQGHASIFRAVKHCLPGPYTFILTASKELPKQCIRYGTTAAKFASRKNVGVRMPDDAICRAILERTDAPLISTRQRYHTCCLYFSYLNGIKCMYLVSVSSAQRRMSG; this is translated from the exons ATGATTACACATTCGGAACTGTACGGTCACGACGCAGCGCTATCGCTCTGGTTCCGGCGGTCTTTCTTGAGTCCACGTGTCTCCCCGTTTCCAAGCCGCGGTGTCTCTTTCGTCCTCCCGAAACCCCAGCGGCTCCACCGTGTCTTGGCCATGGCCGTTAAGCGCAGCCCTAAGCGTCTCAAATACTCTGCTCCTCGCTTCACCAAG GATGATGGCTTGCTTTATGTTGAAGCTGATTCATCAGGAGCAGACAGCTGGAAATTGGAGCCAGTTGTCAATCTTTTGAAACAGGGAGCGGTTGGGGTCATTCCTACAGACACTTT GTATGCAATcgtttgtgatttgaaaagcaattCAGCGATTGAACGTCTTCGCAG gataaaaaatatagatGCTTTAAAG cCTCTTAGCATCTTATGCCACTCTTTCCGGGACATTGATACGTATACAACAGGGTTCCCTCGTGGTGATAGCCAAGGTCATGCTAGTATATTCCGAGCTGTGAAGCATTGCTTACCTGGgcct TATACTTTCATCCTGACTGCAAGTAAAGAGTTACCTAAACAGTGTATAAGGTATGGGACTACAGCTGCCAAATTTGCATCGAGGAAAAATGTGGGTGTTCGTATGCCTGATGACGCCATATGTCGGGCAATACTCGAGAGGACGGATGCCCCTTTAATTTCCACAAG GCAAAGATATCATACCTGCTGTTTGTACTTCTCATACCTTAATGGTATTAAATGCATGTATCTTGTGTCAGTGTCAAGTGCCCAAAGGAGAATGAGTGGCTGA